A region of Paenibacillus thiaminolyticus DNA encodes the following proteins:
- a CDS encoding S41 family peptidase, producing the protein MKKILKFASPYLTRDRLDYAISKEDDLAVLYIDSFAALDDTTRSVIRDFFIDVKREQVNHVAIDLRFNPGGTTLVENFWHRRDAESGFPNQN; encoded by the coding sequence ATGAAGAAAATACTGAAATTTGCAAGCCCTTATCTGACCAGAGATCGATTGGATTATGCTATTTCCAAAGAGGATGATCTGGCGGTTTTGTATATCGATAGCTTTGCTGCGTTAGACGACACAACGAGGTCTGTGATTCGGGACTTTTTCATCGATGTCAAAAGGGAACAAGTGAATCATGTGGCCATTGACTTGCGTTTCAATCCTGGTGGGACAACGTTAGTGGAAAATTTTTGGCACAGAAGAGATGCAGAGTCTGGATTCCCGAATCAAAACTAA
- a CDS encoding GNAT family N-acetyltransferase produces the protein MFIRKAEAKDAQAFIDFCARLDQETKFMLYGPGERGLTLEEQARRFASLYDSDDSIMLLAVTDQGGIAGFAAGIGSSLKRSRHAVSVVIGILEHYAGQGLGSRLMEEVENWAAAAGKHRLQLTVMTHNERAIQLYTKRGFRIEGTLSRSLRVDDQFVDEYMMAKLIHTGEEYSDGTRTTSSNDTNG, from the coding sequence ATGTTCATCCGCAAAGCGGAGGCGAAGGATGCTCAGGCTTTTATTGATTTTTGCGCCCGTCTGGATCAGGAGACGAAGTTCATGCTTTATGGGCCTGGGGAGCGCGGCCTCACCCTGGAAGAACAAGCCCGGCGGTTCGCAAGCTTGTACGACTCGGACGATTCGATTATGCTGTTGGCCGTCACCGATCAGGGAGGCATCGCCGGGTTCGCGGCCGGCATCGGCTCCAGCCTGAAGCGGTCCAGACATGCGGTGTCTGTCGTTATCGGCATACTGGAGCATTATGCGGGCCAAGGCTTGGGCAGCCGGCTGATGGAAGAAGTAGAGAACTGGGCGGCCGCGGCCGGCAAGCATCGGCTCCAGCTCACGGTCATGACGCATAATGAACGGGCCATCCAATTATATACGAAGCGTGGCTTTCGGATCGAAGGCACATTAAGCCGCTCCTTGCGGGTGGACGATCAATTCGTGGATGAATATATGATGGCCAAGCTGATACATACCGGGGAGGAATACAGTGACGGAACAAGGACAACAAGCAGTAACGATACGAATGGATGA
- a CDS encoding GNAT family N-acetyltransferase: MIISEQDFEAKGITYTIRSASATDAEELSALRVQIDGETEFLDREPGEAFIDVPGFEHLIRADSEKKRNIFLVSVVQDRIVGFSRCEGSQLRRFYHKVEFGVCVQKEFWGCGIGKNLLKQSMAWADSNGITKITLNVLETNEKAIALYKMLGFEIEGTLRNDKILSDGKYYNTIVMGRCID; the protein is encoded by the coding sequence ATGATCATTTCCGAACAAGATTTTGAAGCGAAGGGAATCACTTATACGATTCGATCGGCCAGCGCAACGGATGCAGAAGAACTGTCCGCCTTACGGGTGCAAATTGATGGAGAGACGGAGTTTTTAGACCGAGAACCAGGAGAAGCATTCATTGATGTGCCCGGTTTTGAACACTTGATAAGAGCCGATTCCGAAAAGAAAAGAAATATATTTTTAGTGTCGGTCGTGCAGGATCGGATCGTCGGGTTTTCGCGATGCGAGGGAAGCCAATTAAGAAGATTCTATCACAAAGTAGAATTCGGCGTATGCGTCCAAAAAGAGTTTTGGGGATGTGGCATCGGGAAAAATCTGCTAAAACAATCGATGGCTTGGGCCGACTCCAATGGCATTACTAAGATCACGTTGAATGTGTTAGAAACCAATGAGAAAGCGATCGCCCTTTATAAGATGCTGGGCTTTGAAATCGAAGGGACATTAAGAAACGACAAGATTCTGTCCGACGGTAAATACTATAACACCATTGTTATGGGAAGATGTATAGACTGA